TTATCCTACTTCTATTCCTTATTGGAGCGCTCATAACCATGCTCACCAAACCCGGTAAGTTAAAAAATTTCGGTAAGGTGTATAGCTTAATTTTAAGTTTACTCTTATTACTTGGAACACGTTATTTAGTTACCGGAAACAGTTTCTTAGGGAAATTAACCGGTGCAAATAAAGATACACACGTTATTTCTGTAGTGGTCATGAAAGATTCAAAATATAAAAGTATTGAAGACGTGAAGGAATTACCAATCGGTGCCAACACACGTCTTGATTCTAAAAACATTACTAAAGGGAAAAAGTTAATTGATGAAAAGTATAAATCAGATATTAACATCGTAGATTACGAAGATTATACAGAACTCGCAAATGATTTATATGATGGCACTCAAGAAGTAATCTTGTTGAGTGAAGCGCATCGTGGCTTTATTCAAGATGAGGTCAAAGATTTTGATGAGAAGACACGTATTATTGGTACGGTGGCTTATGAAGAAGAAGTTGATTTCAAAAACAAAAATGCTGATGTTATGAAGGATACCTTCAGTATGTTTGTGACAGGAATTGATACCTATGGACCAGTATCATCAGTATCACGATCCGATGTAAATATGATTATGACGGTCGATCCAAAAAACAAACAAATTTTACTGACAAGTATTCCTCGTGATTATCACGTTGAACTGGCATCATTTGGAGCTTATGACAAATTAACCCATGCTGGAATTTATGGTGTTGGGGAATCAATGGCAACACTTGAAAATCTCTTTGATATCGATATTGACTATTTTGTTAAGGTTAACTTTAGTTCAGTAGAAACAATTATCGATGCATTGGGTGGCGTTGATGTCTATTCACGATACGCATTCCAATCGTTTGCGGGTGTCTATTTTGATGAAGGCATTAACCATGTTGATGGTCGTAATGGTCTCATCTTTGCACGTGAACGTTACAATCTTCCAAACGGAGATAATGACCGTGTAAAAAACCAACAAGCACTCATTACAGGTATTCTTAAGAAAGCAATGTCACCTGCAATTATTACGAACTATACTTCTATTCTAAATTCAGTTTCCGACTCATTCCAAATGAGTATGGAAGAGAGTGACTTTAAGAAATTAATAAAACAACAAATTAATGATATGTCAGATTGGGATATTCAATCTTATGCAGTAACAGGAACTGGAAGTTCAAGTACAACGACGTATTCAATGCCGGGTCCAGCACTTTATGTAATGGAACCAAATTATGATACAGTCCGTCAAGCTCACGACTATATTGAGGCAATGGAACGTCATGAAGTAATTTCAGTAAGTGAATAAAAGCCAGATATCTGGCTTTTATTTTTTAGAAATGTACAGGAGGACGTTATGAACTGGGAACAATTATTTAATGAAGAAATGAAAAAAGAGTATTTTAAAATGCTTGAACGTAAAATCGAAGACGAACGAAAAGCATTCACAATATATCCACCCAAAGATCTGGTTTATACCGCCTTTGATTACACAAAGTTTGAAGACGTGAGGGTTGTGATTTTAGGACAAGATCCATACCACCAACCCGGTCAAGCAATGGGGATGAGTTTTTCAGTCTTCAAAGATCAAAAATTACCAAAGAGTTTGGTAAACATCTACAAAGAATTGGAATCCGATCTTGGTATAAAAAATGAACATGGTGATTTATCCGCTTGGGCAAAACAGGGCGTTTTACTTCTTAATACATTACTAACAGTCAGAGAAGGTGAACCCATGTCCCATGGGCAACTTGGATGGGAGCAATTCACAGATCGTGTTATTTCGGAACTCGGGTGCCGTAAAGAACCGATAATTTTTGTCTTGTGGGGAAAAAAGGCACAAGCCAAAAAATCACTCGTTAAAGATCATCATCAATTTATTGAATCAAGTCACCCATCACCACTTGGAGCTTATCGTGGATTTATTGGGTCACGCCCATTTTCGAAAATTAATGCCTTACTTTACGAACGAAATCAAAAAGAAATTAATTGGAGTGTTACATGTTTAGACAAATAGAACCAGCGCTTGATGCGCTTATGAAACGTAAAAATCAAACGTATGGCATTGACTTATTTCGTCAATGCTTAGCAGATATGGGGAATCCTCAAGATTCACTTACTTGTATCCATATTGGTGGAACCAATGGAAAAGGTTCAACAACAAACTATACACGTGCTATCCTACAAGAAGCTGGGTATTCTGTAGGGACCTTCACGTCACCGCATCTTACGGTACATAATGATCGTATTCGCATCAACAATGAAAATATTAGTGATTCTGATTTATTAATGTACATTAATGTTACGGAGCCATTTTGGGATCAGTACCAATTAAGTATGTTTGAAATCGATGTTCTTATTTCCATTTTATATTTTATTGATAATGACATAGATTATGCGATTTATGAAGTTGGACTTGGGGGTCGCCTTGACGCTACCAATGTAATCCAACCTGTTATTACTGGAATTACGAATATTGGTCTTGACCACATGAATATTTTGGGTGATACCATTGAGAAGATTGCTACAGAAAAAGCAGGCATCATTAAAATGAATGTTCCGTTTTTCACAACAGAACGTAAAGATTCATGTTTGGAGGTGTTTAGCTACTTTACCGATTTAAAACAAACAAATATGCACCAAGTTATGATACCTGAACCGAAACGTGAGGGGTTGGCGTATTACTTTGATGTATTAGAAGAACCTTATGTCATCCAAAATCAAGGTCTTTACCAAGTTGGCAATGCAAGTCTGGCTATTCATCTTGTAAAAGCATTACCACATATTACCGTCGATACAAAAACGATTCAAAATGCAATTGCAAGTGCGTCATGGGCGGGACGTTTTGAGCCCGTCTTGGATGGTGTTTATGTGGATGGTGCTCACAATGAGATGGGCATTGAAATGCTCGTGAGAAGTATGGAAATGCTTCCTAGACCATGGGTTGCGGTCTTTACCGCACTTAAAGATAAAGACTATACGCTTATGATTAATAAACTCGAATCCGTATTCGACGAAGTGATCATTACTCAATTCGATTTTTATCGATCGGAGCGTGCTGAAAAATTAGCATTCGGACATAATGTCACCATTATCGAAGATCAATATAAAGCGATTGATACAGGAATGAAGCATCGAAATAACGGTACTTGTGTCATTACCGGATCCTTATACTTTATTTCAGAAGCACGGGATTATCTCATAAAAAAAAGCAAGTCAATTTAAGACTTGCTTTTTTTTATAAAACTTTACTTAGAAACTCAATAGTACGAGGATGTGTCGGGTTATCAAAGATTGCTTCAGGTGTTCCCTGTTCGCAGATAACACCACCATCCATAAATAACACACGATCACTGATTTCTTTTGCGAAATTCATCTCGTGAGTCACAATTACAATTGTCATCCCACTTACCGCAAGATCTTTAATAACTTCAAGTACATCTTTAACCATTTCTGGATCTAATGCAGATGTTGGTTCATCAAAGAGCATAACTTGAGGTTGCATTGCAAGCGCACGGACAATCGCAAGACGTTGCTTTTGTCCTCCAGATAACTTACGTGGAAATTCATGTGCCTTATCCTTAAGCCCTACCTTATCAAGTAACGATAAACCTAAAGTATTTGCTTCATCTTTAGACATCCCTTTTTCTAGAGTTGGTGCGAGGGTAATGTTTTCCAAAACCGTTAAATTGGGGAAAACATTAAAATGTTGGAAAACCATCCCAATTTCTTGACGTAGCTTATCTAAGTTTTTATGGTCTGGCTCTAATGCTACACCATCAAAGATAATGCTTCCTGAACATGGTGTTTCAAGTAAATTTAAGCACCGTAGCAACGTTGACTTTCCTGAACCCGAAGGACCAATAATCGAAACAACTTCACCTTGGGTAATTGTTTCATTAATTCCTTGAAGCACGGATAAGTCTCCATATGCTTTATGTATGTTTTTGATTTCAAGTAGCGGTTTAGTCATTGAGGGCCACCTTTCGTTCAAATGCGGCGATTAATTTCGATGTTGAGAAAGTCATTATAAAGTAAATAACCCCTACTATCATCAAAGACGGTAGCTTTAAGTGGGTTGCACTTGAGACAATTGATTCCGAAGTCATCAAGTTGTTTACAAAGAATACCGATGCTAAAGATGTTTCTTTTATCATTGTAATAAATTCATTCCCTAAAGCAGGTAAGATATTCTTAATCGCTTGTGGGAAGATAATCTTCTTCATCATATTAGCATTTGAAATACCAAGACTTTTTGCGGCTTCAAATTGACCTTTATCAACAGCTTGAATACCAGCACGGAAGATTTCCGCTACATAGGCACTCGAATTAATAATCAAAGCAACCATGATCCATCCTACATCAGGAACGGATGTGGAGATGTACTCAGAGCCTAAAAAATAAAATAAACTTAGTTGAAGTAGTAGTGGTGTTCCACGAATTACTTCGATATAGACATTAATAATTGTTTTTAAAGGCTTAAATTTCGACATCTTTCCCATTGCGAGAAAGGCACCAAGTAGGGTACTAATTAATACAACAACAACAGAAATGGTCAGTGTACCCCAAGCTCCCTTAAGATACACATGTCCATAGCGATTAATGAGCTTTAATATATCTTGAAACATCTTAGTCAATCGCTCCTAATTGTTCTGCAATGCTTGTAGCATCAGCAAGCCATTGTTTATACAAATCAAGTTCTACAGCTTTCGCAATTGCTTTATTTACTTCATCCATAAGATCTTCTTGACCTTTTTCTAAGATGACTTTTGTACCGTTATCATCGATTGTTGCGAATTTAACTTTACTTACAACAAGATTTTTATTATTTAAGGTAAAGCCTTCACCTGATGCACAGGATGCAGCAATCGCATCCACTTTTCCAACATTCAACTGAAGGACAGCATCATCCAATGTATTAACGAGTTGCATTGTTGCTTCTGGAAGTTCTGTCTCCACGTAAGTTTGAGGGAGTGAACCATTTTGAACGGCAACCTTCGCAGTTTTTAAATCATCAATTGTATTAAGTGTTGCTTCTTTTTCTTTCGTTACAAGAAAACCTTGGCATGTGGACTCCGTCGTATCATAAGTATTACTGAAATCAACTTGTTCTGCACGTTCTTCATTAAAGGTAAATCCCGCAATACCCATATCAAATTTTCCAAGTGATACTGCGGAGGCAATATCACCAAAGCTCATCGCTTTAATAACGAGATCTACACCAATTTCATTCGCAATAAATTTTGCGAGTTCGATGTCCGCACCTACATATTGATCTTGACCTGTTTTTGTTGCATCGATGAATTCATAGGGTGCATAGTCAGGTGATGTTACTAAAACAATTTCACCTTTTGATTTGATTGCTTCAAGTTTCGTTACGGTTGTATCCTTCTTTCCACAACCGCTTAAAAATAATAATGTTACGCAAGCTACTATAAATGTTTTTTTCATTTTGTTTCTCTCCTTGTGATGTTCGCTCTATGTTTGGTTTGTGCTCTTTGCGAAGTCACGTCGTCGTTTGATTCCCATAAAAATTCTCCTCACTTTTATTTGAATCTAGGAACAAAAAAACGTCCCTAGATATTGTATATCTAGAGACGTGTTAAACGCGGTACCACTCTAATTGCCATATGTTATTCATATGACCTCTCTCCTGTAACGCTAGGTTTGCGGTTTATCCTACTCTTTGTTCAGATAAACATCTCCCAAGTGCGGTTCAACATATTTCATCCATTAGGCTTCCACCGTCCCTAATTCGCTATCGATATCCAAATGTTTACTCTCTTGTTCTGCGATTTAAGTGAAATAATATCGTACTATCAAATCTTTGTCAATACTTTTATTTATCGTTATAAGGGAATTGATCTTTCTTCATCGGATGATTTTGTACCCAAGTCCTATGTTCTACTGAACAAATGACGTCATCACCTAAGTTTCGCAAGCGGTTTAAAATATTATCATTCTTTATTTCAAGGCCATCAAAATCACAATCTTCGATAAAAACATATTTCTGAACAATGCGTGCTCCCATGTAAGATAGAATGGGTTTAAGTTGTTGTTCTGCCATTAAAAAATACTTTGGTGACCCTGCAGTAACCACAATGCCGGCACTCTTATCAACCAAGGCATGCATGGGTAATAAGTCGAAAATATTTTTTAGTGCGCCAGGTATAGAAGTCTGATAGGTTGGTGTTCCAACGATGAGTGCATCTGCTTCCATAATTGAATTAATAACATACTGAGTATCCGAATTATATTGGTCAACAGAACGTCCATCACTAAACTGAAGATCATAATCTCCGATATTAATAATTTCCGTGTCAATGGTGTGATTGTGTTTGGCTATTTCTTGGATAACATAGTCCAAAGCGACGCGTGTCTTACGTCCTGCTACGGAACCTGTGATTGCGATTATTTTCATGATGACACTCCGTTTCTAAAAATTGTATCGCTTTCATTATAGAGTTACAGACCGTAAAAAGAAAGGAATTCGCATGACTTTATGACAATTACATAAGTTTCGATAACAATTCAATTTCATTGTATGGAGAATGTGTTAAAATTTTAGTGATAAGGAGGTAGCATATGAAAAAACTAATCGTTCCAGCTTTAATTGCTGCGGCAGGCTATGGTCTGTATAAATATATAAATGAACCTACAACGCGAAATCGATTCCTTAAACCCGTTATGGTACCGACACTTGGGCGTGATAAAGATATTTACGTAGGTGAGAAACACCTCTATTCGTTTTATATTAGTAAAGGTGATTTTACGCGAATTCTTAAAGAACAAATCCGCATTAAACAAGCAGGTTTTGATTTAAACATTAATGAATCATATACAAATATGCGTTTTGAAGAAATGATTCTACCACGAATGGATACAAACAGTAATGACTCAATCCAAGCGGATGTGATTGCAAGTTATCGAGAAAATGGTAGTTTAAAAGTTGGCGTTATTAAAGAAATGAATATTGGTCCGGATACGGATGTGCGAGAGCGAAGAATTACACGTAAAGATTTAGAAATGTTCGCAGCGCGATATCAACAAAATGATATTCCCGGCGTGATTACAGTTCGTTTCCATCTTAAAGAAGCAGAAACGTTTAAAGAATCCTTAAACCAGGTAGTGCTTAAAGATAAGACGCTGTTTATTTTTGAGCCAGGTAAAGAAAATGAAGAAAGCGGTCAGTTCGGTATTCATACATGGTTTGGTTCAAGAGACCAAGAAGCAACGTTTACTTATGAAATGGCCTATCATTTCGGTGATTTCAAATAAAAGTCCACAATTGTGGACTTTTATTATGGTTTTCGAATGACTTCTTTTTGCGGAATTGTGTGTTCCGTTGCGAAGATAAGATTGTAGGGCGTATCTTGATCAACATTGAAAATTAACGTTGCTTGATTATTTCGTGACTTGAGGTCCATACGTTCGTTATTCTTATTTAAAACAAGTCGTGGCGATAAGTAGGTGGTTGTGTCATCTGAAACGAGCGTAAACGCATTTCTAAAATCAATAATTGGGTCATCACTTTGTAAATCAAGCGATACCGATATAATGGCAAATTCTTGATGTTGTTCGGTTCGTTCAATGTCACCATCGGGTTTCTTATACGTTTCACTAAATTCAATCGCATCAACGTTGAGTGGAATAAATCGAAGCGTTTGTCCTTGTGTATTTGGATAGACACTTTGATTGAAAATTTTAAAGAATTGAGCATGTGGTGCTTCAAGTTCATTATTTATATCTAAGTTTGCGTAATTTCGATATGTTTTTCGATTGATCGGCGTAAATCGTTTAAACTTTAAATGAACCTTGTAGAGATCAAAACGGTGATCTTTGATAAACGAATCGAATGCAGTGTTTGGATCTTCGAAGATCAACTGAGAATGTTCATCGAAGCACAGTGCATATTCTGGTTTCGCATCAAGATAACCACTTGGATCAGTGAATGTTAGAGCGGGTTCTTGGCAACGTGTTTTCGGCTCTATTGCTCGAGGCCAATTTTCTAAGTAGAAAGTAAAGATAATGAAAATACAGGATATAAAAATATAAGCTCCCATTATCGTTAGGTTTAAACGGTGAGGACGTGCTGCATAACTTGGTTGGTTGAACCGATTTGGACGCGAACGTTTTTTAAAGTGAATTCGCTTTGATAAGAAATAAACTGGAAATCCCAATATTGTTAGGAGTACAAAGAGTGGTAATGTGTAGTTAAAAAAGAAATTCATATGTGTTCCCCCTTATACTCTTATTATAGTTGGAATGCTTCATGAATGTGTGTGAGTGTCGTAAAAGAGCAAAAAAACACAAATCTTAATGATTTGTGTTTAAGTAGTGTGTAGCGAGCGTTTCCAGGTGATTGAGGGTTCCTTCTAAATCTGCAATCGTCGTAATTGGATTTATTGTACACATTCTTAATACTGTATGTCCTTTGAGTTCTGTTGTGAAGATGCCTGCAAATTCATCCGCAACGATTTGCTTTGCGAGATAGGTGTTTAGTGCATCGGTTTCAAGATCATTTAATGAGGGATGAACATAACGGAAGTTAATAATTGAAAATTGTGCGGGTGAAATCATTTCCCAATGATTTGATTTTATAATGCGCTCTTGAACATAATTTGCAAGCGTTTGTCCGTAATCAATACGACGGGTATACTCTTCAATACCAATTGTTTGAAGGGATAACCATAGTTTTAAAGCGCGTGTTGGTCGTGTGAGTTCAATACCTAAGGAACCGAAATTAGTAACACGATCACCATCGATATCTTTTAAGTACTCAGGACTTGCATCAAAACTATTAAGTAAATCTTGTTTATCCTTTACAAGAATCATGGCACAACTATAAGTTTGGAACAGTAATTTATGTGCATCCCAACTGACACTGTCTGCTTTGTGAATTCCGTGAAGGCGGTGGACTTGATTTGTGGAAAGGAGAAATGAGGCACCATAAGCGCCATCTACATGCATCCAAAGATTATACTTACTACACAAATCACCAATCTCATCGAGTGGATCAACGGTTCCTGTATTGGTAGTACCTGCAGTCGCAACAACACAGCAAGGTACCAATCCTTGGTCTAAGTCATTTAAGATCGTCTTTTCCAAAACATCACTTTTAATTTGAAATAAGTCATCCGTTTCAATAAAACGGAATTGACGACTTGTAAATCCAATGATTTTTAATCCTTTTTCCACAGAATGATGCGTTTGGTCTGAAAGATAAATGACACCTAAATGACGGTTCTCTTCAGTTAATATTTTATCGCGAGCAGCGATGAGGCCTGTTAAGTTTGCCATCGAACCACCGGAAACAAACAAACCACCTGCTTGGTTATCATATCCAATTTGTTTTGTAAGCCATTGAATGGTATTTTCTTCGACTGTACTTGCAGCTGAACTGTTTACCCAATTACTTGCATGAACATTGTAAGCACTTGACATTAAATCACCCAGTACTGAGAGTTTTGTTGCAGGTCCTGGAATAAATCCAAAATGACGTGGGTGTGAACTTCGTAAACTGTAAGGATAAATATCGGTCATAAGTTCGGATACAACTGATTCCACATCACGTCCTTGCTTTGGCATTTCTTGATTTTTCAGACGTTCCAAAACATCATCGGGTGCAATGGTACATACAGGACCTTTCCCTGGATTTGCTTCACCCTCATAAAATGTATTAATAAATTCAATCATTATTGCTTCGATCGTAGCATCTTCATCGAGTTCATATCGTTTCATTCATATACCTCCATTAACTTGACTTTGTGTTAATGAAAATATACCATAAGTTCTATAATAAGAATATTTAATAGAATTTATAAAACGGATAAATATAATTAATGGGAGGGCATATGAATCTTCGACATTTTCAGACATTTGTGAAGGTTGTGGAGAAAGAAAGTTTTAGTAAAGCAGCGGATGCACTAGGGTATACTCAGGCTGCGGTAACCATTCAAATCCAACAACTCGAGGAAGAACTTCAAACGAAACTCTTTGATCGTATGAATCGTAAAATTCATTTGACCGAAGAAGGTGAAGCATTTATTTTCTATGCGAATGAAGTTTTAAGGACGGTAGAGGAAGCCCGTATATTTAATCAATCCGCTAAGAAAGAACATGGGACCATTCGAGTGGGTACAGTGGGATCACTTGGATCAAGTGTCTTTCCAGAACTTATCTATAATTTTCACCGTGAACATCCTAATGTGGAAATTAAAGTAATTATAGGAAAGACCGAAGAACTTCTTGGGATGGTTCGCCGTAATGAAATCGACATTCTCTTTACGCTTGATTACCAAATATATGGTGCGGACATGGTAAAGGTATTTGAGAAAGAAGAAAGCATCCTCTTTGTAAGTGCAGATGCCTCTGTAAGTAGTACGAAAACCTACAATTTAGAAGAATTTTCGGATGCTCCTTTTTTATTAACGGAACAAGGCGAAGCGTATCGGTATGAACTCGAGCGAAGTCTTGCGAAACGACGCGTAGATTTAAATGCGATTCTTGAAGTAGGTGATACGGAAATCATCATTGCGGTATTAAAAAAGGGTCTTGGCTTATCATTTCTACCGGAATTCTCGGTTAAAGAGGAATTGGAACAGCAAATACTTAAAGAAGTCCGTGTTGATATTCCTAGTGTTTCAATGTATGCACAAGTTCTCTATCACAAAAAAAAATTCCTGACGACCCATATGAAGGCTTTTATTCAGGAAATTGATCAAACCTATATTCATAAACAATAAAAAACCCACTCCTAAGAGTGGGTGTTATTTCAATATGGGGCGACCGACGGGACTCGAACCCGCGCAATGCCGGTACCACAAACCGGTGTGTTAACCAACTTCACCACGATCGCCATATCCTCGTCAATTATAACCATAAAATTAAATCTTGTAAAGAGTTGAATGTCAAAAAACGGAAGAATTTATAGTGTTTGACTCAAATGTGATTGAGGTTCATCATTTCTGGTGTTTTCTTGTGGAAACATCATCATAAAAATAAGTATTTTGAAATAAACATTAGAATTCTAGATGAAAATTAGTCATTTTAGCAAACTATCTTGCTATTTTCGTTAAATGAAAATGACTTTGTAGAACTATCCTTATAGAATGTATGTGTACGTGCATAAGGATACTAAGAAATGCGTTCGTATCGATGAGTCAAAAGGATTCATTATAGTTCATTTGAAGTCTTGATGACGTGGTAGATTTAGCTCTATAAATAAATAAAAACCCACATAAAGTGGGTGTTATTTCAATATGGGGCGACCGACGGGACTCGAACCCGCGCAATGCCGGTACCACAAACCGGTGTGTTAACCAACTTCACCACGATCGCCATTGCTAGACCATTATAGCGTTTAAAAAAACGTTTGTAAAGGCACACATCAAAATATAGTGAATTATATAAGAAATATGATATAGTAATCATACTAATGGAGGACATTTATGATGAAAATTGCTGTTATCACAGACTCATCGGCAGGTGTTTCAAAGCAGGAAGCAATTGATCATGAGATTATCGTAGCACGTATGCCTTTAACAATAGATGGAAAAGCATATATGGAAGAAGAAGGCATCTCTCGTGAACAATTAATTCAGGCGATGAAAAACGGATCATCTGTTTCAACATCGCAACCACCTTTAGGTGGGTTGATCGAATTGTTTGATGACGTTTTAAAAACATATGACCATATAATCTTTTTACCAATTTCAAGTAAGCTCAGTGGAACGTATCAAACTGCATGCGGACTTGCTCAAGATTATGATGGACGCGTAACGGTAATTGATTCTAAATTTGTCAGTTGCCCATTGTTTTTATTAAGTCTTGAAGTTAAGGAAATGATAAGGCGGGGTATGGAGCCCGATGCTATAAGGACGCTCATCGAAGATGAAGCGGATATGTATGCATCGCTTATACCTGAGAATATTATCTACCTTAAGCGTGGAGGTCGTATTACGCCAGCAGCTGCAGCCATTGCGAATTTACTTAAAATCGTACCGGTACTAAAAGTATCAAATGGTGAAATCGACTTGGCAGAGAAAGTAAGGACCTACAAAAAAGCAGTTCGTGTGGGTTTTGATCACAGTGTTGTAGATCGAAACAAAGATGATTATGAATGGATTGTTTTAGATGGTGGTTGTGAAGAAAAAATCTACAATGCTGTCGTTAAAGATTTAGAAAAACACTTCGGGGTCGAGGTCATAAAACGTCCTTTATATCCTATTGTACTTGCTCATACAGGACCAGGCAGCATCGCGATTGCTTGGCGAAAAAAACTAATTAAAGATAAAATATAGAGAAGGAGCTTTAATATGAATAAAATTGAAACAAAACTAGTTGGACACATCGAAGATATTATTCTTGATGCGTTTGGCATTGAAAAAGAAGATGGACTTGTAATGTTAGAAATCCCTAATAATCCAGAAATGGGAGATTACTCCACAAACATCGCAATGCGTCTTACAAAACGTGTTGGGAAAAACCCACGCGAAATCGCTGGCGTTATTGTTGAAAAATTAGAAGACAACGAAATGGTTGAGTCCATTAGTGTTGCGGGACCTGGATTTATTAACTTTGTAATGAAACCTGCTGTATTAGGTAGCGTTGTTAATGATGTTATTGAAGCAGGTAAAGATTATGGTCGTTCAAATGCTGGAGAAGGAATCCGATTATTGAATGAATATGTATCGGCTAACCCTACAGGACAACTTCATGTTGGTCACGCACGTGGTGCAGCATGGGGAGATTCCCTTTCACGTATTATGTCTTTTGCAGGATATGATGTGCTTCGTGAGTACTATATTAATGACCTTGGAAATCAAATTTTAATGTTAAGTCATTCACTTTACGCACGTTATAAACAAGCCTTTGGTATGGAAGCACCTTTACCTGAAGATGGATATCATGGACCGGATATTATTGAAATCGCAAATGATGTTAAAGAAACTGAAGGGGATAAATGGTTAAGCGCACCTGAAGAAGAATGGGTACCATATTTTAAAGAACTTGGAATTAAATTAGAATTAGAACGTATTAAAGAAGATTTAAATACATTTGGTGTTGAAATGGATTCATGGGTTAGTGAAAAATGGCTGTATGATGACGGACGTGTCGAAGAATCTCTAGAAGCACTTAAAGCGAAAGGTGTAACGTTTGAAGAAGATGGGGCTCTCTGGCTTCGTTCAACAGATTTCGGTGATGATAAAGACCGTGTTCTAATTAAGAGTGACGGATCATATACTTACCTTGTACCCGATATTGCTAACCATATCTATAAACTCGAACGTGGTTATACACATTTACTTAACTTATGGGGTGGTGACCACCATGGTTATATTGTACGTATGCAAGCTGCTCTTGAAGCACTTGGACATCCAAATGTTCTTGATGTTGATATCATTCAAATGGTTCGTCTTGTGGACGAAGGCGTTGAAGTTAAGATGTCAAAACGTACGGGGAATGCATTGGGTCTCGTAGAACTTGTTGATGATATTGGTGTGGATGCAACACGTTACTTCTTTGTAAGTCGTGCACTTGCAACACCACTTGATTTTGACCTTGGTTTAGCTCGTAAAAAATCAAACGATAATCCAGTGTTCTATGTACAATATGCACATGCTCGTATTTGTTCAATTTTACGTCAAGCTGGGGAAGTACCTCATGTCGATGTAATTGATCAACTTACAAATCCTA
This genomic stretch from Erysipelothrix rhusiopathiae harbors:
- a CDS encoding LCP family protein translates to MAKNNRKEFILFRDKVIILIFLLCSLVTLYAIYKFNAIPTKYLMIIVGVILLLFLIGALITMLTKPGKLKNFGKVYSLILSLLLLLGTRYLVTGNSFLGKLTGANKDTHVISVVVMKDSKYKSIEDVKELPIGANTRLDSKNITKGKKLIDEKYKSDINIVDYEDYTELANDLYDGTQEVILLSEAHRGFIQDEVKDFDEKTRIIGTVAYEEEVDFKNKNADVMKDTFSMFVTGIDTYGPVSSVSRSDVNMIMTVDPKNKQILLTSIPRDYHVELASFGAYDKLTHAGIYGVGESMATLENLFDIDIDYFVKVNFSSVETIIDALGGVDVYSRYAFQSFAGVYFDEGINHVDGRNGLIFARERYNLPNGDNDRVKNQQALITGILKKAMSPAIITNYTSILNSVSDSFQMSMEESDFKKLIKQQINDMSDWDIQSYAVTGTGSSSTTTYSMPGPALYVMEPNYDTVRQAHDYIEAMERHEVISVSE
- a CDS encoding NADPH-dependent FMN reductase produces the protein MKIIAITGSVAGRKTRVALDYVIQEIAKHNHTIDTEIINIGDYDLQFSDGRSVDQYNSDTQYVINSIMEADALIVGTPTYQTSIPGALKNIFDLLPMHALVDKSAGIVVTAGSPKYFLMAEQQLKPILSYMGARIVQKYVFIEDCDFDGLEIKNDNILNRLRNLGDDVICSVEHRTWVQNHPMKKDQFPYNDK
- a CDS encoding transporter substrate-binding domain-containing protein translates to MKKTFIVACVTLLFLSGCGKKDTTVTKLEAIKSKGEIVLVTSPDYAPYEFIDATKTGQDQYVGADIELAKFIANEIGVDLVIKAMSFGDIASAVSLGKFDMGIAGFTFNEERAEQVDFSNTYDTTESTCQGFLVTKEKEATLNTIDDLKTAKVAVQNGSLPQTYVETELPEATMQLVNTLDDAVLQLNVGKVDAIAASCASGEGFTLNNKNLVVSKVKFATIDDNGTKVILEKGQEDLMDEVNKAIAKAVELDLYKQWLADATSIAEQLGAID
- a CDS encoding uracil-DNA glycosylase, with translation MNWEQLFNEEMKKEYFKMLERKIEDERKAFTIYPPKDLVYTAFDYTKFEDVRVVILGQDPYHQPGQAMGMSFSVFKDQKLPKSLVNIYKELESDLGIKNEHGDLSAWAKQGVLLLNTLLTVREGEPMSHGQLGWEQFTDRVISELGCRKEPIIFVLWGKKAQAKKSLVKDHHQFIESSHPSPLGAYRGFIGSRPFSKINALLYERNQKEINWSVTCLDK
- a CDS encoding amino acid ABC transporter permease, producing MFQDILKLINRYGHVYLKGAWGTLTISVVVVLISTLLGAFLAMGKMSKFKPLKTIINVYIEVIRGTPLLLQLSLFYFLGSEYISTSVPDVGWIMVALIINSSAYVAEIFRAGIQAVDKGQFEAAKSLGISNANMMKKIIFPQAIKNILPALGNEFITMIKETSLASVFFVNNLMTSESIVSSATHLKLPSLMIVGVIYFIMTFSTSKLIAAFERKVALND
- a CDS encoding bifunctional folylpolyglutamate synthase/dihydrofolate synthase — translated: MFRQIEPALDALMKRKNQTYGIDLFRQCLADMGNPQDSLTCIHIGGTNGKGSTTNYTRAILQEAGYSVGTFTSPHLTVHNDRIRINNENISDSDLLMYINVTEPFWDQYQLSMFEIDVLISILYFIDNDIDYAIYEVGLGGRLDATNVIQPVITGITNIGLDHMNILGDTIEKIATEKAGIIKMNVPFFTTERKDSCLEVFSYFTDLKQTNMHQVMIPEPKREGLAYYFDVLEEPYVIQNQGLYQVGNASLAIHLVKALPHITVDTKTIQNAIASASWAGRFEPVLDGVYVDGAHNEMGIEMLVRSMEMLPRPWVAVFTALKDKDYTLMINKLESVFDEVIITQFDFYRSERAEKLAFGHNVTIIEDQYKAIDTGMKHRNNGTCVITGSLYFISEARDYLIKKSKSI
- a CDS encoding amino acid ABC transporter ATP-binding protein gives rise to the protein MTKPLLEIKNIHKAYGDLSVLQGINETITQGEVVSIIGPSGSGKSTLLRCLNLLETPCSGSIIFDGVALEPDHKNLDKLRQEIGMVFQHFNVFPNLTVLENITLAPTLEKGMSKDEANTLGLSLLDKVGLKDKAHEFPRKLSGGQKQRLAIVRALAMQPQVMLFDEPTSALDPEMVKDVLEVIKDLAVSGMTIVIVTHEMNFAKEISDRVLFMDGGVICEQGTPEAIFDNPTHPRTIEFLSKVL